The Aedes aegypti strain LVP_AGWG chromosome 3, AaegL5.0 Primary Assembly, whole genome shotgun sequence genome contains a region encoding:
- the LOC5579022 gene encoding uncharacterized protein LOC5579022 produces the protein MKFLWLLTFLLAILGTALAHTPACPKGFSRQANQCVSKRPVHGECPKGSKYNVGSNLCVHN, from the coding sequence CTAACGTTCCTTCTGGCCATCCTGGGCACCGCTCTGGCCCATACCCCAGCCTGCCCGAAAGGATTCTCCCGTCAGGCCAACCAGTGCGTCTCGAAGCGCCCTGTTCACGGTGAATGCCCCAAGGGATCCAAGTATAATGTGGGATCGAATCTGTGCGTTCACAACTGA